The genomic window TGAGTATCTTTGTTCACCCCTCTAGCTGCACATCTGCTTATAAATAaattgtgagaatttggtgtcagatcaagatcaCAACTTTtactgataagtttgaaaatgAGCTCAGAATTCTTGATCTAGCATCACTTGTGCTATCTGTTATGTCTTTGCATTTATGTATCCTTTGTTAATTCATACCATTGTTGGCTTTCTAGGTTCATCCCGACAATCCTGACTGGACTTGTTTTGAGCAGGATGCCACTTTGGACATCAAGTCATTCTTTGGTTTTGAGGCAGCCATTGAGAAGTTGGCCATCAAGTTGTATCTTCAGAACATCAAGAAGGTGATCTTAGGGTTCTTCATAGTAATCCTCTATCTGTTTATTTCTTggtgattttgttttatttatgattaaTTATGTTTTGAATGTTGACCCCCTGTCAGAGTGAACAGTGAAGGGTTAATACTTGTAACaccagcttcagaaactctatACAGAGGCCAATATCATGATAaattcaaattatcttgtaattcCCCCTTTGCCCCAGCAAGGCAGTACCATAGGTTACATAGAAATTTATCTCCCCTGTATCTCTTCTAAGCAGCCACCTAACCCTCATACTCTGGTGAAGAACtgttagctttagaaactctctacagtGGCCAATACCATGATAAGaccaaattttcttcaattccCCCCTTTTCTCAGCAAGGCAGTACCTcagtttatttagaaaattattgttatttgagTTTACAGGAGGTTGAGTTAATGAACATCACATTTTGGGAACTTGTGCTGACTAAGCACTTACCATTCATCGGCTTACTGATTCCTTATTTTATGTTACGTAGTACTTTAGGGGTAGTTTATGTTGTGAAATTTAACAGTAGCTGCAGTCAACAAGCTGAATTACCATCTGTCTCTTGTTAGTTCACTTAAATCACCACCTTCACAAGCTGCAAGGGTTTTACCAAGTGTTTAACACTAATATTGCGAAACTCGTAAGTCCCAGTATCCACAGATCCttttaccagaaaaaaaattattatcaaatgtTGTGTTTTATGACACAAGAAATTCTTACGTTATCATTCATCAGGGAAAAGAAGTGATTCAGTACTACATTGATGAGTTGATTAGTGAAGGGGTGACATATCTGGCTCCCTTTGAGAATTCTCGTGGACGCCCGAGAACAAAGAGTGCAGAAGCTGTAAGTAGTGAAGACCAAACAGAGGAGGATGGTAATGCCCTTCCTATTGCAAGCTCTGCAATAGAAGCTTCTGATGTGGTACCACTTGCCTCCAGACCAGGTGAGTGTAAAATATActgaaaaactactttaaatctggaaaaaataagaaagagtTGGAAACATGGAAAACTGTGGTTATGTGCCCAGTCCCCCCACTCTGTTATAGCTCTCCATTTTGCAGTGCTCAGTCATTCAGATCACCTAATTAGAAGGTTGCCAATGAATTTATCCTCATGATAGCACACAACTTCTGACTACTGAGAGAGTAAAGAGGGATAGTTTTCTAAAGAACTGTTAGTGGTGCCTTGTCTGTGGAAGGTATTACAAGattatttgcttttatcaactgaggtgGTGACATGAATTGACCACTGTaaggagtttttaaagctgatgttttgagggTTGGCTCTTTATCAGGGTGAGAGAGTATGTGGTTAGTTAACTATAGCTGCTGTagcttttctttcaataataGAATGAAAACTATGCATTAATGTAGATTCATGAACATCCActggattaaaaataaaatcataccTAAAATTACAATTACTATGAAATAGCTTTCAATAAAATCAAGATAAGATCATAACTCAAGCTGAAAAATGCCCCAAATTTGGGTCAACCAACTAAACACATACAATGATAAAAGGATAGTAATAACTTCTTTGCAACATCAGTGTTACCTGGGGATATATTTTGGCCGTCATTGGTCTTTCAAGGCAAATTGAGTTATTTAGGGTAATGTAACAtataagtttaaaaaacaacTCAAAGATATGAGTGGAAAAAAGTTATTCTAATCAATGCAGTATGTTAGACTGTTCATTTATccctaaaaaatattaacaGGATTGATATAAATTTGACTCTTAAATCATTTACTGGATACCATTTTAACAACTGCAAGGATATTGTGAGGTATTGTAATGGAAATGTTGTCAGGTTCAGTTGTACATTGTTCATCTTGGTAATTTGAGTCAATTAATTGTCATGAGTGGTGTCAAAGGGCAAGTAGCTTGAGCAAGATTGTTTTTACTTAGATACTGGTACATTTGGCTTGTTGACAAGATTGAGTTACAAGCTATGATAATCTTAAATTCTTGTTAAGAAATCCCCCTGctgtttttccaatttttttggttcaaatttttgttacatattttctgtttaaaatttttgtttcatattttctgATTATATCATAGTGACTAGTGCTTGGTTttcagaaagttttcttttcttttacaaggCAGCTTTACTGTAGGAGAAGGCATTTGTATTTGCCAAATCTTTTAATTTGTAATCAAGAATCAGAGGGAGAACAATGCAGGTGGTTGATTTCAATGGGTGCAGGAAGTGAGTTAATGCTATGTGACTTTCCTGTGCTACTCTTAGCCTAGTTTATGCCTGCATGGAAAGTGGTTTCCTGAACAAACATACCTTTTGACCTTGTTTAACACGTAATGATGGCATGCTTGGTAACAGGAAAAGACTTGTGCTTTGCTGCAACAAATTTGAGATACTCCTTACCCATACATTCACCTATGGTTTGATGATAACGACAGTAACCATGAAAGAATAAAGGTACTAGATATGTTTTAATTTACTAAATGTATATTTTGTGAAAAGCTGTCCACCAACTGTAAATCATATGTGATTCTGTGAATCTCATATTAATTTAATACTGAAATACATGTAACCTTAAATTTATACCATAAATGAATACCTTGTTTGTGGTGATGAAGTAAGAAATATCATAAAGCTTGTTATACATTGTTCATTTactacatttacatttatttcaataatttctgGAGTGATCaacaatttttagttttattttgttgttgacaGAAGCACAGTTCAAAGTAGTTCCCCTTCCAATAAGGATTATTAATGTTTAACTTTGCCAAGagtatcatttaaattttttcaactaTCTCATCTTTCATAAATTCGCATGAAAGCATAAGTTCAAAACTTTtaggctttatttttgttgtaaaataatttacatgtGATTAGTATAATTCATTTTTACAAGttgattttcataatttttgctTAATGAAAAATACACTCTGTCTTGCAACAGACAAActtaaaccaaagaaaaaacaataaatgataaatttacaaaaagccAGAATGAAATTGGAAAAGGCATGTGAAAACATGAGTAACAAAGTGGACCAGCAGTTAAAAAAATAGGTATACAGTCATGTAGCAATAGCAGAAGTTAAAGCCATGTTTATATAGGTACGCAGCCATTAAGCTCTAAATTTATAACTTATAGGGAAATTTAAAATGACAATTACAGAACAGTTTCTGTATAATATTCTTGAACATCTGGTTTTGTGGACATGCTGTCTGagtttaatttgaatttctgACGTCAAGGATCCTAATTTAGTCAACAATAAATACAATTGAAATCCAAATGAAGTGGACACGAACAGGCCTGAATCATACAACACTTAAACAAAGGAAAGCTTTGGAACACGTTTATGGCTCATTTGCTTCAGTTGCTATATTTAATTCCTTTTCCCAAAAGAGCAGTGAACATATGCTTTACAAATGAAGTCACACCAGGCAACCCAGCAAGGTATTTTACAGGATTCTTACAATTTCATCCAGCATTAAGTACGAggttttgtcaaaaattttctgTCACCTTTTCCTAAACTATAATGTATTTTGTTACACAGCTATGAAATGTTCAGCTTAAGTAAAGGTGGCGTCAGCATTTTGTTTTACTGAATACAGTGAACCATTTTAGAATGTGATTTAGTTCTTCTTTGTCATgagataataaattttattgacttgttttaaaatatatggtaaggtgaaaaatgttttcttcatttcagaCCATTTTTAAGGCCcttgaaaaattaacacaattaatttcttttggcAATATGTTTCCAAAATGTGCttgaatatttatatttgtaGAACTAAATTGCATATTAATTGACTTTGTCAAGAACTAATTATGTCTATAGAGTTACAAACTTGTATGCCTTGCATCTTGTACTGAATTAGTTCTAGatgagaatgaaagaaagaaacttttccACAGGAACTAGCTCTAGCATCAGCTTAAACTCAATAAAAGAGCAGCTTATGATCTGATAATAACCTGCTTTGGTAGAAGACAAATGTGTCTAATGCTCATAGATAAGCTGTCCCTGCTTAGTAAAATGAAAAGGACTTGATCATCAATCAATTAACTTTGTATGCTGTTGTCCTGCATTGTGCCTTGCACAGCACTTGGCACAAAACAGATAGAAGATTGCATTTGATGAGAATTATGGGGGTTATTTCAttgcaagaaaatattttttggcattttcaTTGCTAGAAATctatttaaagtgaaattttcaactgaatgttcaattttcaattcatttcacAAGAAAGCTGTTTTCTATAGTGCAAGAAAAAGTAGTAGACATTACCTGCATGTTTATGGAAGGTACTCCATGGTTTTTGTCCCTTCATAAATTTTGCCAAACTCACAAAATCATCATTAAGCCATTTCAGTCTGTGTTTTCTTAGCAGTTGCATCTGTAGTGTTTTTCTAACTTACCAGATTTCCTCTTATTTGCTGCAGTTAAGTTGCATTGAATATATACTTGGCTGAAAAAACCTCAAAATACTGATCCGACATTGCACTTGTTAAGTCTTTCTGATTAAATGATAGAAGCATTCAGAAGGGTTTAAGTGGATTTGGAAGATGACTGTTAGTAAAAAAATTGTCGATAAGAATTTTCTTAAGTCAGcttgttttgcattttcagaTTACAAGCTTGATGATGACTACATTCAGAGGTTCCTTGGAAAACTTAGTCCCAAGGAAGAGAACCAACTTATTCAGGTAACTGGCCTTgtttcaggcatgtagaataAAATGTTGTGGTCCTTGCATCATAACTTTTTGTACCACCAAAGCTTTGATTCAATCTATTTTCTACCCAGCTTATAGGTATATTGAGTATACTTGTAAGAGAAACAGCTGTTGACTAGTCAGCACTAGGATCATGTAATAGTCTTGTTGCATCTGGTTgtgcttccttttttttcttttaaagtaaaaacaaaaaaattcctctaAATTACTGTGTTCTACGTGTTATTTCTTTATAGCTGCGCAAGAAACTCAGTGCCACCCATCAAGGAAAGGtacttgattttttaaaattaacttccTCAGAGCTTTTTACAGGAGAGTCAGTGTATGCAGATGTTTCAGTTATGCTaatatattgttttttgttGACAGATGCCTAATGATGCTCATCTTTTAAGATTTCTCAGAGCACGAGACTTCAATTTAGACAAGGTACTAATGCAACATTGTGTTCTTGCAGTTTGATGCGCTTTTCTATAATAATGTTGGTTGCATGTATGGCATTGTTTTGAAACTTCCTTTTGTCACATTAAGGTGTATGAGATGCTGTGTGAGTCTCTGGCGTGGCGACGCCATCACAATATAGACAACATAAGGGAGATATGGCAGCCTCCTGAACCTCTCTTGAGCTACTACAGTGGAGGATGGCATAACAAAGATAAAGGTGAGAACCTTGTTGTGACGAAAAATTCCTTAGATGAAAGATTGATGTGGTTATTCAAAATTCTCCCCAAATTCCTTAGTTAGCAGTACTGACTTAACGCGATTGTATACCTTCATAGCAAACTTGCAGCAACAGAATTTGTATGGCCAATCAAATGATTTGTCATGTTAATCAAAATAGATAAGCATAAGCCtgtcagtgttttccttttcaggtaGTAACCAATAACATTTCCTGCCTGTAGTATCTCTTATTGCTACCTAAAATCACTcggaattcttgaaaattttacCCATAAAAGGATTGCTCTTACCTGTTGtgtgtaaaataataaaacaataagGGAGAATTCTGACTTTTGGctgagaaatttttttgagtGTCTTACATGCATTTCAGAGGGAAGGAGGAACTAGTTGATTACTTGTTAACAATAATAAATCCACAAGTACCATGAtcattaatttcaatttttttttcactttttggcATTAATTTACCTGCTTCCAGCCCATTATTAGTATGCCAAAATATTTGCATGTTTATTATTACCAACAAAAGGCATAATGTTTCTGATATGTAGAAAACTCTCTATTGATTAAGCTTTGAATACCAGGTACGGCTGTATTATGAATTGAGGTACATGAACACTGTAACTTATAAATGTTACTGGTATTAATATTCTTGAACTGCAAGGTCTATTGATTCAGGACTAACAGATTCAATCAATCACTAAAGTATTATTTTACATTGACAGTACTTTGCATTTGTCTTGTGCCAATAGATTTTTCTGgagattttattatttttccctATTTCTGATTCATATAGAGGGGCGCCCATTGTACATACTCCGGCTAGGGTCCATGGACGTGAAAGGTCTCCTTAAAGCTGTTGGTGAAGATGGCTTTCTTAAACATGTAAGTTTTTCATATCATTTACTACAAAATAACTTGATATGCCATCCTTTCTACAAAGTCTTTGTGGGGACTTGTGATCACAGCCATATCTGCCCAGGGTTAATTAACACTCAAAGCAAGCagttatgaataaagggggtaagtttctaaaaaggaaactgtggtgctgcatcagtgggggagtattaaaaaataatttagttttatcagctgagttgataatgtaaattggtcactgtaaagagtttcaaaggtgATGTTTCCAGCATAAGCCCTTTGACAGAGCAAATGACAAAAGGCAAATGCTCataacatcagctttgaaactctttatggtggccagtttacattagcaactcagctgataaaaccaaaaaatttaatttcattatcatacattttttaaactttcttgtgtttgggttttggAACAAAAACATGTGCAAAGCTTCAAATTCTTATGATTCAATAAATGATTGAGGAACTGACTATTAATTTTACAaatgtcttttaatttttaacaaggTTGTCTCAATTAATGAAGAAGGACTAAGAATGACTGAAGAACTGACAAAACAAACAGGGCATCCAATCAGGTAATACAGGGCAGAATTCATCAGACTCAAGCTTATGGAATTGGTATATACTAGATTTCTGTCTGTTTGTCAGTGGCTGTTTGCATTCTCTGCTCCTTGTGGGTGTTATCTCCCTCTCctcatgaaaaattaatttttttctcaaatctaTGCCCCCTTGTTGTTTTTATGCAGATATTCTTCTGGTCTGAGTGTTATGGAATACTTTCTTATTTAAAATGGCTAGTTCACGTCTTGCATGTAGGGGTTTTGATTGAAATTCCATAGGGTTTGTTGTCCTCTGGGGGATCATTTCTACATATAGGTTGAGTTGGCTTAAGGAAGATTATTTAGCTGCTGTTTTGTATCACAGTGATTTCATACAAAATAGACATATTTGTTGattaatgtttgttttgttacagCTCATGGACGTGTGTTTGTGATTTGGAAGGCTTAAGCATGAGGCATCTTTGGAGACCTGGTGAGTTGACAGTTCTTTGATTAGTTTTAACAAATACACAGGTGATGGATTTAATGTTATAATGTCACCAGAACtacttcctttatttttgttgacttcTTGCCAAAGGTAATCAGGTGAAAAtacttaaaaagtttttaagagTAATTGTTTAGAGCTTTGGATTCTGATTAGAAGACAAATTTTAAGACTTGATGCATTTTTGTTACACATAGGTTGTAACTTAAACTACAGTGATAAATAGTTAGATATTTTTTAGGTTAGGAAGTTACAAAATTCTCCCTCTTATATGACCCTATTTAAACAACCTCTTTAGCTCAGTGTAAAACTGTTTGGCAACTTATTgatcaaaaaattgtttctctTATCAGGGATCAAAGCCTTATTGAAGGTGATTGAGGTTGTTGAATGTAACTACCCTGAGACAATGGGCAGACTGCTGATTGTACGTGCACCCAGGATATTTGGTGTTTTGTGGACATTGGTCAGTCCTTTCATTGATGAAAACACAAGGAACAAGTTCCTCATTTATGGAGGAAATGACTACCAGGTAATGATAGTAAGCAATtgattttcttgtctttttatgCCCTTGAGAGTAATCCTAAAAAGGACTGTTCTCGTGGTGATGActgatgttaattttttgaaaaaacccATTTGTTCCCACCATAAACTTTGGATGACTCTGAGGAACTCTGTTTCTTTCCCTGGAACATCAGTTTAAGTAAGCTGCGTAATTAACATGACCTAAAATTTTTAAGGGAATTAAAGGAACCTTAACACTttgcatcctaacatcagtttacaagttctccatattgttctttatacatttcctatggtgcttgcaaggagaacttgtttaacaatcaagagtttcttgagTTTCTGAtgatttcccttattctcatgaacttaatgtttgatttaggggtgatactgttgggagaaatttgatgcctATCACTCTAAGGCAGTAAAGGGttgagttattttaaaaatcaacaTACAATGAACTCTAATATATGATTTTTAAAACATAGTACTCTTCCATCTCTCTCTGTAACAGTTTTGTTAACTTCTTTTTGTCATtatcaatgttttcatttattctttttattttagggtCCTGGTGGTTTGACTGACTACATTGCAGCAGAATACATCCCAGACTTTCTTGGTGGACCTTATGAGGTTAGAAATATTAGAAACAATGGAACATGGTTGTCATTTGATATTCTGCGAGCAGTCCTTGTAGAGCTGATTTACGTCAGCATTACTCAGATTAAAGATTCTTCTGTAGCTAATTTTTTGCTCGGCTAGAACAAAAGGTTTTTCTCTGGGCAGTTCTAATGTTccttgatattttccttttgcttCTATTCAGTGAGTAAACTGGTGTCCTTTCATATCTTGGTGACTTCCTTTTCTATGAAGGTTAACAAGAAAAGTGCTATCAACTCTCAATTCCTTGAGAATTACCTAACTTTTAATAAGAAGTTATTAAGgtgtaattttaaaaagatgttcctttattttcctttaaagtgCCAAATTAAGGAGGGGGGACTTGTCCCAAAGACTCTATACAGATCTCTGGAGTTCAGTGAAGGAGAGGAATCTTGGAGCAGTGAAATCTACCAAACAACACATGTTAGCAAGGGCTCACCTCATGAAGTAAGGGATGGaatgtcagaaaaaaaattatattaactAAATAATGGACCTCAGCCTCCCACATATTTCTACACTCCAGCGCATTCAAGATTATTTGAGAGATGAAAGAATGGGagatatgatgatgatgattgtcATCTTTTATTAGCCTCTTTTGGAAGCTAGCCACTGGTGACTTGTCTTCTTAGGACTTCCCAGCCACCTTCTCATCCATTCACTTTGCATGTGTTTCTCCCCTTTTCCTCCTTTTATCTTTTGATTTGGAACATCCTTTCAAACACCAGATCATAATTGAAGATCATTTGAAATCTTCAATGATTATTGTAGCATATGTTAAACATTACACTTGCAGACAGTGGCTTTTAGATTCC from Pocillopora verrucosa isolate sample1 chromosome 8, ASM3666991v2, whole genome shotgun sequence includes these protein-coding regions:
- the LOC131778968 gene encoding SEC14-like protein 1, with product MVQEYQSPVRVYKYPFEIVMAAYEKRFPTCKMIPVFLGSDILSEYKSEDGAVHNIERRCKLDVDAPYLLKKIIGVEYVYFNQTNCLDRRERTLTITAFNESFSSRVSVTEHCFYSVHPDNPDWTCFEQDATLDIKSFFGFEAAIEKLAIKLYLQNIKKGKEVIQYYIDELISEGVTYLAPFENSRGRPRTKSAEAVSSEDQTEEDGNALPIASSAIEASDVVPLASRPDYKLDDDYIQRFLGKLSPKEENQLIQLRKKLSATHQGKMPNDAHLLRFLRARDFNLDKVYEMLCESLAWRRHHNIDNIREIWQPPEPLLSYYSGGWHNKDKEGRPLYILRLGSMDVKGLLKAVGEDGFLKHVVSINEEGLRMTEELTKQTGHPISSWTCVCDLEGLSMRHLWRPGIKALLKVIEVVECNYPETMGRLLIVRAPRIFGVLWTLVSPFIDENTRNKFLIYGGNDYQGPGGLTDYIAAEYIPDFLGGPYECQIKEGGLVPKTLYRSLEFSEGEESWSSEIYQTTHVSKGSPHEVLVTIKESQSVITWDFDVMKGDVQFTVFRHKRPREAVSTTSLSSFGSDASLNQSGVIAGVDAVVVEKPRHCYDGESIQGTHVCSIPGVYVLQWKYKSGAPTGQAHGRHTRAKVMYYHEVLPSRDFRGSLSSLESCHSGFSQLSISTSTSHSSGVSTASHPSR